In one window of Myxococcus virescens DNA:
- a CDS encoding tetratricopeptide repeat protein, protein MSISSSKTLSPAELAKLEHAFASDPSSAAYKPLAEAYLSMGRFMEAMVVCKKGVKAHPNAADPRLLLARVYAEQGKDKKALEEALGALQVQPEDKAALRMAGALQLKTGEAEPGKANLLKAYTADPGDPDTVMLLQQHKIEPPRPAAPAPVAAPAAPVAPATPGPSATQQSAAALSSVAATAGTEAPAAKPAATQAAKPAPTARAEAPAPRPAPQPRRPQVVVEEVDEDEDDEPVSRRPPSSGSKGSKMVTLGLLVAIPLFAIGYGWYSANARTKSRELKKSLDAASELLKRDSFDSYKKAVEAADQALEVDSDSALAHGYLAYAWAIRWGEHGGGDDARRQAEEHLAVGKKGGDLSSHLIASEALIQTYGGKGKDALGQLEEKVKELDAQGRSSSLLYLTLGLIQMNAGDLERGRDSLDRAQVLSPDDPRTYASLGAVYRRLGQDAAAWRNYDSALRYAKDHPESLLGRSLLMLEQDSPNFELAHTMLKKLLESDPPPSPRQLAAAHLARSLLISRVSTAMVDLKPDMQQKLAEATAVPQDKDKARSEMLKSEETGFSLDKQNPELHLIKGRRLLAEGNYDAAAEEIRKAIRMDASRAQFYVELAKSLMGKQGGEKDAAEALQTALKTMGDSPKLVVMLGNAYRRQGKLDEALAQYQRAVKDPKAKNPEARLAMGAIYRERSKWDLAQEQLEKASQEFLGQSDRAAIALTELGRVFQSKGDTAKADETYQRALNADEAYSPAYYFYATLLSKDSKQGAKAKMLAQEYLKRDPSGEHASAARSLAGG, encoded by the coding sequence ATGTCTATCTCCTCTTCGAAGACGTTGAGCCCGGCCGAGCTCGCGAAGCTTGAACACGCCTTTGCTTCCGACCCTTCGTCGGCGGCCTACAAGCCTCTCGCAGAAGCGTACCTGAGCATGGGCCGCTTCATGGAGGCGATGGTCGTCTGCAAGAAGGGGGTGAAGGCCCACCCGAATGCGGCGGACCCCCGCCTCCTGCTTGCCCGCGTCTATGCGGAGCAGGGCAAGGACAAGAAGGCACTGGAAGAGGCGCTCGGCGCCCTTCAGGTGCAGCCTGAGGACAAGGCCGCGCTGCGCATGGCCGGCGCGCTTCAGCTGAAGACCGGCGAAGCAGAGCCCGGCAAGGCGAACCTCCTCAAGGCCTACACCGCGGACCCGGGCGACCCGGACACCGTCATGCTGCTCCAGCAGCACAAGATTGAACCGCCGCGGCCCGCCGCGCCGGCTCCGGTCGCCGCGCCCGCTGCTCCGGTTGCGCCCGCGACGCCAGGTCCGTCCGCCACCCAGCAGTCCGCCGCCGCGCTCTCCAGCGTCGCGGCGACGGCGGGGACGGAAGCGCCCGCGGCGAAGCCCGCCGCCACCCAGGCCGCGAAGCCCGCGCCCACCGCGCGCGCGGAGGCCCCCGCGCCGCGTCCCGCCCCTCAGCCGCGCCGGCCCCAGGTCGTCGTGGAAGAGGTGGATGAGGACGAGGACGACGAGCCGGTGTCCCGCCGCCCGCCCTCCTCGGGCAGCAAGGGCAGCAAGATGGTGACGCTGGGCCTGCTGGTGGCCATCCCGCTGTTCGCCATCGGCTATGGCTGGTACTCGGCCAACGCCCGCACGAAGTCCCGCGAGCTGAAGAAGAGCCTGGATGCGGCCAGCGAGCTGCTCAAGCGCGACTCCTTCGACAGCTACAAGAAGGCCGTCGAGGCGGCGGACCAGGCGCTGGAGGTGGACTCCGACTCCGCCTTGGCGCACGGCTACCTCGCCTACGCCTGGGCCATCCGTTGGGGTGAGCACGGCGGTGGTGACGATGCGCGCCGCCAGGCCGAGGAGCATCTGGCCGTGGGCAAGAAGGGCGGCGACCTCAGCTCGCACCTCATCGCGTCCGAGGCGCTCATCCAGACCTACGGCGGCAAGGGCAAGGACGCGCTGGGGCAGTTGGAGGAGAAGGTGAAGGAGCTGGACGCGCAGGGTCGCTCCAGTTCGCTGCTGTACCTCACGCTGGGCCTCATCCAGATGAACGCGGGCGATTTGGAGCGCGGCCGCGACAGCCTGGACCGCGCGCAGGTGCTGTCTCCGGATGACCCTCGCACCTACGCGAGCCTGGGCGCGGTGTACCGCCGCCTGGGGCAGGACGCCGCCGCCTGGCGGAACTACGACTCCGCTCTCCGGTACGCGAAGGACCACCCGGAGTCGCTGCTGGGACGCTCCCTGCTGATGCTGGAGCAGGACTCGCCCAACTTTGAGCTGGCCCACACCATGCTCAAGAAGCTGCTGGAGTCCGACCCGCCGCCGTCTCCGCGGCAGCTGGCCGCGGCGCACCTGGCGCGCTCGCTGCTCATCAGCCGCGTGTCGACGGCCATGGTGGACCTGAAGCCGGACATGCAGCAGAAGCTGGCCGAGGCGACCGCCGTCCCCCAGGACAAGGACAAGGCCCGCTCGGAGATGCTCAAGAGTGAGGAGACCGGCTTCTCGCTCGACAAGCAGAACCCGGAGCTGCACCTCATCAAGGGCCGCCGCCTGCTGGCGGAGGGCAACTACGACGCGGCGGCGGAGGAGATTCGCAAGGCCATCCGCATGGACGCCTCGCGCGCCCAGTTCTATGTCGAGCTGGCCAAGTCGCTCATGGGCAAGCAGGGCGGCGAGAAGGACGCCGCCGAGGCGCTGCAGACGGCCCTGAAGACGATGGGCGACAGCCCGAAGCTGGTGGTGATGCTGGGCAACGCGTACCGCCGTCAGGGCAAGCTGGATGAGGCCCTGGCCCAGTACCAGCGCGCGGTGAAGGACCCGAAGGCCAAGAACCCGGAGGCCCGGCTGGCCATGGGCGCCATCTACCGCGAGCGGTCCAAGTGGGACCTGGCCCAGGAGCAGCTGGAGAAGGCGAGCCAGGAGTTCCTGGGGCAGTCGGACCGCGCGGCCATCGCGCTCACCGAGCTGGGACGCGTGTTCCAGAGCAAGGGCGACACGGCGAAGGCGGACGAGACCTACCAGCGCGCCCTCAACGCGGACGAGGCGTACTCGCCGGCCTACTACTTCTACGCCACGCTGCTCTCGAAGGACTCGAAGCAGGGGGCGAAGGCGAAGATGCTGGCCCAGGAGTACCTGAAGCGCGACCCGAGCGGCGAGCACGCGTCCGCGGCCCGTTCGCTGGCGGGCGGCTGA
- the cyoE gene encoding heme o synthase, protein MNARAESLPTIASDLISLTKPRLSSLVLVTAAGGMWLAPGHMGAVNALVTLLATAGTVGAANALNCYWERHSDQFMDRTRNRPLPSGRMEPAVALWFGISLAAVSIPALALGANVLTAALGLVALLSYVLAYTPLKARTSAAMLVGGVPGALPPLMGWTAVTNQMDVGGFSLFAIMFLWQMPHFIAIALFRKEEYRAAGLTSVPLERGDESSRAQVVLYLVALIPMTLLPFQLHIAGAWYLAAAVLLGLSFLGLGAWGFFRRLGNTWARQTFFFSLIYLTGLFAALALDRVPRE, encoded by the coding sequence GTGAACGCGCGTGCCGAGTCCTTGCCGACAATCGCGTCCGACCTGATCTCCCTCACCAAGCCGCGCCTCTCCTCCCTGGTGCTCGTCACCGCGGCGGGGGGCATGTGGCTGGCGCCCGGCCACATGGGCGCCGTCAACGCGCTGGTGACGCTGCTGGCCACGGCGGGAACCGTGGGCGCGGCCAATGCCCTCAACTGCTACTGGGAGCGGCACAGCGACCAGTTCATGGACCGCACCCGCAACCGGCCGCTGCCCTCCGGGCGCATGGAGCCGGCGGTGGCGCTGTGGTTCGGCATCTCCCTGGCGGCCGTGTCGATTCCGGCGCTGGCCCTGGGCGCCAACGTGCTCACCGCCGCGCTGGGGCTGGTGGCGCTGCTGAGCTATGTGCTGGCCTACACGCCGCTGAAGGCGCGCACGTCCGCGGCCATGCTGGTGGGCGGGGTGCCCGGCGCGCTGCCTCCGCTCATGGGCTGGACGGCGGTGACCAACCAGATGGACGTGGGGGGCTTCTCGCTCTTCGCCATCATGTTCCTCTGGCAGATGCCGCACTTCATCGCCATCGCGCTCTTCCGCAAGGAGGAGTACCGGGCGGCGGGCCTCACGTCGGTGCCCCTGGAGCGGGGTGACGAGTCCAGCCGCGCGCAGGTGGTGCTCTACCTGGTGGCGCTGATTCCGATGACGCTCCTGCCCTTCCAGCTCCACATCGCCGGCGCGTGGTACCTGGCCGCGGCGGTGCTCCTGGGGCTGAGCTTCCTCGGGCTGGGGGCGTGGGGCTTCTTCCGGCGGCTGGGAAACACCTGGGCCCGCCAGACGTTCTTCTTCTCACTCATCTACCTCACCGGCCTGTTCGCCGCGCTGGCGCTGGACCGAGTTCCTCGCGAATAG
- a CDS encoding Hsp70 family protein, whose product MARYSIGIDLGTTHSAASYFNLEEGKPRGGAQSMLPVPQLTAPGTVEARPLLPSFLYLPSAQEFPAGSLALPWKPEASTLMGEFARTHGAKVPTRLVSSAKSWLSHPGVDRRAALLPWQAPEEVERVSPLDASARYLRHLKDAWDHTFAREREESANALAEQDVIVTVPASFDAAARDLTLEAAKAAGIPNITLLEEPQAALYAWLEAMGENFRKQVQPGEVILVVDVGGGTSDFSVITVRDNAGDLELLRVAVGDHILLGGDNMDLALAHTLNQRMTAEGKKLDAWQFNALTHGCRQAKEALYSDPSLERAPIAIPGRGSSLIGGTLRTELTREELDRVLTDGFFPVTPVTELPRTARRTGLAQMALPYAQDAGVSRHLAAFLTRQAQALASSPDAPVDVRGKAFLHPTAVLFNGGVFKAGPLKARVMEVLNGWLTADGGAPAKALEGADLDLAVARGAAYYGWVRQGHGLRIRGGTARAYYVGVETAMPAVPGMEPPVKALCVAPFGMEEGTQADVPPQEFGLVTGEPTRFRFFSSSLRRDDKVGVMLEDVDTELASGGLEELAPIETTMPGQPSVFSDLTPVNLQAAVTEVGTLELRCLEKDGPGRWKLELNVRMKE is encoded by the coding sequence ATGGCCCGCTATTCCATTGGCATCGACCTGGGCACTACGCACTCCGCGGCGTCCTACTTCAATCTGGAGGAGGGCAAGCCCCGCGGCGGCGCGCAGTCCATGCTTCCCGTCCCCCAGTTGACCGCGCCCGGCACCGTCGAGGCCCGCCCGCTGCTCCCCTCCTTCCTCTATCTCCCCTCCGCGCAGGAGTTCCCCGCCGGCAGCCTGGCCCTGCCGTGGAAGCCGGAGGCCAGCACCCTGATGGGTGAGTTCGCCCGCACGCACGGCGCCAAGGTGCCCACCCGGCTGGTGTCCTCCGCCAAGAGCTGGCTGTCCCACCCCGGCGTGGACCGGCGCGCGGCGCTGCTGCCATGGCAGGCCCCCGAGGAGGTGGAGCGGGTGTCGCCGCTGGACGCCTCCGCGCGCTACCTCCGCCACCTCAAGGACGCGTGGGACCACACCTTCGCCCGCGAGCGCGAGGAATCCGCCAACGCCCTGGCCGAACAGGACGTCATCGTCACCGTCCCCGCCTCCTTCGACGCGGCGGCGCGCGACCTGACGCTGGAGGCCGCCAAGGCCGCGGGCATCCCCAACATCACCCTCCTGGAGGAGCCCCAGGCCGCGCTCTACGCGTGGCTGGAGGCCATGGGGGAGAACTTCCGCAAGCAGGTGCAGCCCGGCGAGGTCATCCTCGTGGTGGACGTGGGCGGCGGCACCTCCGACTTCTCCGTCATCACCGTGCGCGACAACGCCGGTGACCTGGAGCTGCTCCGCGTGGCCGTGGGCGACCACATCCTGCTGGGCGGCGACAACATGGACCTGGCGCTGGCGCACACGCTGAACCAGCGGATGACGGCCGAAGGCAAGAAGCTGGATGCCTGGCAGTTCAACGCCCTCACCCATGGCTGCCGCCAGGCGAAGGAGGCGCTCTACTCCGACCCGTCCCTGGAGCGCGCGCCCATCGCCATCCCCGGCCGGGGTTCGTCGCTCATCGGCGGCACGCTGCGCACGGAGCTGACGCGCGAGGAGTTGGACCGCGTCCTCACTGACGGCTTCTTCCCCGTGACGCCCGTCACCGAGCTGCCGCGCACCGCGCGCCGCACCGGCCTGGCGCAGATGGCGCTGCCCTACGCCCAGGACGCCGGGGTGTCCCGTCACCTGGCCGCCTTCCTCACCCGGCAGGCGCAGGCGCTCGCGTCCAGCCCGGACGCGCCAGTGGACGTCCGCGGCAAGGCCTTCCTCCACCCCACGGCGGTGCTCTTCAACGGCGGCGTCTTCAAGGCCGGCCCGCTGAAGGCGCGCGTCATGGAGGTGCTCAACGGCTGGCTCACGGCGGATGGCGGAGCGCCCGCCAAGGCGCTGGAGGGCGCGGACCTGGACCTCGCGGTGGCGCGCGGCGCCGCCTATTACGGTTGGGTGCGCCAGGGCCACGGCCTGCGCATCCGCGGCGGCACGGCCCGCGCCTACTATGTGGGCGTGGAGACGGCGATGCCCGCGGTGCCCGGCATGGAGCCGCCCGTGAAGGCGCTCTGCGTGGCCCCCTTCGGCATGGAGGAAGGCACGCAGGCGGACGTCCCGCCCCAGGAGTTCGGGCTCGTCACCGGTGAGCCCACCCGCTTCCGCTTCTTCTCCTCCTCCCTGCGGCGTGACGACAAGGTGGGCGTCATGCTGGAGGACGTCGACACCGAGCTGGCCAGCGGCGGGCTGGAAGAGCTGGCCCCCATCGAGACGACCATGCCCGGTCAGCCCTCCGTCTTCAGCGACCTGACGCCCGTCAACCTCCAGGCGGCGGTGACGGAGGTGGGGACGCTGGAGCTCCGGTGCCTGGAGAAGGATGGCCCCGGGCGCTGGAAGCTGGAGCTCAACGTCCGCATGAAGGAGTAG
- a CDS encoding ABC transporter ATP-binding protein, whose translation MPEVLLSTATSQPLLQLEGLTRRFKGRTAVDGLSLSVRPGEILGLLGPNGAGKSTTFQVLAGLLSPDAGLVRFEGRELSLSDPSLRRQMGIIFQRSSLDDLLTARENLMLGARLYGLGGERARERVEAMLSLIGLADRGDERVSTWSGGMRRRLELARALVHQPRVLLMDEPTQGLDEAAFRTFWAHLKRLRDSEGLTVLLTTHRADEADVCDRLAVLDAGKLVACDTPQALASRMGGDILSVEAPEPEALAAELRERLGLDAKVVEGRVQVEAPQGHALVPRLVEAFPAGRLTSVALRRPTLADVFLQLTGRALGADVPTAEPAPRRRR comes from the coding sequence ATGCCCGAAGTCCTGCTTTCCACTGCCACCTCTCAACCGCTGCTCCAGTTGGAGGGGCTCACGCGCCGCTTCAAGGGGCGCACGGCCGTGGATGGCCTGTCCCTGTCGGTGCGGCCGGGGGAGATTCTGGGCCTGCTGGGCCCCAACGGCGCGGGCAAGTCCACCACGTTCCAGGTGCTGGCCGGGCTGCTGTCCCCCGATGCGGGCCTCGTTCGCTTCGAGGGCCGGGAGCTGTCGCTGAGCGACCCGTCGCTGCGCCGGCAGATGGGCATCATCTTCCAGCGCAGCAGCCTGGATGACCTGCTGACCGCGCGGGAGAACCTGATGCTCGGCGCCCGGCTGTATGGCCTGGGCGGAGAGCGGGCCCGCGAACGGGTGGAGGCGATGCTGTCGCTCATCGGCCTGGCCGACCGCGGCGACGAACGGGTGTCCACGTGGTCCGGTGGCATGCGCCGGCGCCTGGAGCTGGCGCGGGCCCTGGTGCACCAGCCGCGTGTCCTGCTCATGGACGAGCCCACACAGGGCCTGGACGAGGCGGCCTTCCGTACCTTCTGGGCGCACCTGAAGCGCCTGCGCGACAGCGAGGGCCTCACGGTGCTGCTCACCACGCACCGCGCGGACGAGGCCGACGTCTGCGACCGGCTGGCGGTGTTGGACGCGGGCAAGCTGGTGGCGTGTGACACGCCGCAGGCGCTGGCCTCTCGCATGGGCGGGGACATCCTCTCCGTGGAGGCGCCCGAGCCGGAGGCGCTGGCGGCCGAGCTGCGCGAGCGGCTGGGGCTGGACGCGAAGGTGGTGGAGGGGCGGGTGCAGGTGGAGGCGCCGCAGGGGCACGCGCTGGTGCCCCGGCTGGTGGAGGCCTTCCCCGCCGGGCGGCTGACCTCCGTAGCGCTGCGCCGGCCCACGCTGGCGGACGTGTTCCTCCAATTGACGGGGCGCGCGCTGGGCGCGGACGTGCCCACCGCTGAACCCGCGCCGAGGAGACGTCGATGA
- a CDS encoding Hsp70 family protein, which produces MRIVGIDLGTTHCAVASVDPSRGAGAPVEDFALPQLVRQGEVAPRALLPSTVYVPAGHELAEGSLTLPWGDDGGPWVVGELARWQGARVPGRLVASAKSWLCHPGVDRSAPILPWGAPADVQKLSPVDASALLLTHMARAWDYAHPDAPLSKQEVVITVPASFDEAARALTVSAARKAGLEKFTLLEEPQAAFYDYTARHRADLEQTLSNVRLVLVVDVGGGTTDFTLVHAGLSPEGPMLRRLAVGDHLMLGGDNMDAALARRVEEKLFTDGRRLSATQWTQAIQAARTAKEALLGLAPPEKHGVSLVSGGSKLLGGTLSTELTRDEAQALVLDGFFPLTTPADRPRRAARMALQELGLPYVQDAAVTRHMAAFLAQHAAAGFAALGETAPTEGALPRPDAILLNGGVFNSPQISERLVEALSAWWSNAPRIPLLRHESLELAVARGAAYYGLVRRGHGLRIGGGAARAYYVGLQRAADSAEQPALCLIPRGFEEGQKVDLGERPFSLTLGRPVQFQLYSTTSDRIDKPGDLVPLAEDLKPLPPIHTLLKGASNKVAEVPVHLQAALTEIGTLELYCVSNVADERWRLEFELRGTGGSHELTVTESMPARFVEAKDNIERVYGNKPLPIGPKDVKQLGRTLEKALGSRETWRVPVLREMWSTLFAGASKRRRSEDHERVFYSLTGFSLRPGFGYPLDGWRAEQTFGLFDALVQHHTDKAVWTEFWVMWRRIAGGLDEARQQKLYAYLQPHLARKVPPDAPPPGKLKGIQPEGLEEMVRTAASLEHLQPGDKAELGRWIAARLKAEAKSGGPWAWSLGRLGARVPLYGSSHKVVDVDTAEAWLTLLLDLDLRKIDGASFAAAQLARLTGDRTRDLDPDLRERTAQALLAAKASETWVRMVREVVALEAADEARALGDTLPAGLRLS; this is translated from the coding sequence ATGCGAATCGTTGGCATCGACCTGGGCACCACCCATTGCGCCGTGGCATCCGTGGACCCCTCGCGGGGCGCGGGTGCCCCCGTGGAGGACTTCGCCCTTCCGCAGCTCGTCCGTCAGGGCGAGGTGGCCCCGCGGGCCCTGTTGCCCTCCACCGTGTACGTGCCCGCCGGCCACGAGCTGGCGGAGGGTTCGCTCACGCTGCCCTGGGGGGATGACGGCGGCCCGTGGGTGGTGGGCGAGCTGGCGCGCTGGCAGGGCGCGCGCGTGCCGGGGCGGCTGGTGGCCAGCGCCAAGAGCTGGCTGTGCCACCCGGGCGTGGACCGCTCCGCGCCCATCCTCCCCTGGGGTGCGCCCGCGGACGTCCAGAAGCTGTCCCCGGTGGACGCCAGCGCCCTGCTGCTGACGCACATGGCCCGCGCGTGGGATTACGCGCACCCGGACGCGCCCCTGTCGAAGCAGGAGGTGGTGATTACCGTCCCCGCCTCCTTCGACGAAGCGGCCCGCGCCCTCACGGTGAGCGCGGCGCGCAAGGCCGGCCTGGAGAAGTTCACCCTGCTGGAGGAGCCCCAGGCGGCCTTCTACGACTACACCGCGCGCCACCGGGCGGACCTGGAGCAGACGCTCTCCAACGTCCGGCTGGTGCTGGTGGTGGACGTGGGCGGCGGCACCACGGACTTCACGCTGGTGCACGCGGGCCTGTCGCCCGAAGGCCCCATGCTGCGGCGACTGGCCGTGGGCGACCACCTGATGCTGGGCGGCGACAACATGGACGCCGCGCTGGCGCGCCGGGTGGAGGAGAAGCTCTTCACGGACGGCCGCCGCCTGTCCGCCACGCAGTGGACGCAGGCCATCCAGGCCGCGCGCACCGCGAAGGAGGCGCTGCTCGGCCTCGCCCCGCCGGAGAAGCACGGCGTGTCACTGGTGAGTGGCGGCAGCAAGCTGCTGGGCGGCACGTTGTCCACGGAGCTGACGCGCGACGAGGCGCAGGCGCTGGTGCTGGACGGCTTCTTCCCCCTCACCACCCCCGCTGACAGGCCACGCCGCGCCGCGCGAATGGCGCTTCAGGAGCTGGGCCTGCCCTACGTGCAGGACGCGGCGGTGACGCGGCACATGGCGGCCTTCCTCGCGCAGCACGCGGCGGCGGGCTTCGCGGCGCTGGGCGAGACGGCGCCGACGGAGGGCGCCCTGCCCCGGCCGGACGCCATCCTGCTCAATGGCGGCGTGTTCAACTCGCCCCAGATTTCCGAGCGGCTGGTGGAGGCCCTCTCCGCCTGGTGGTCGAACGCGCCGCGCATCCCCCTGCTGCGGCACGAGTCGCTGGAGCTCGCGGTGGCCCGGGGCGCCGCGTACTACGGCCTGGTGCGGCGCGGCCACGGCCTGCGCATCGGTGGCGGCGCGGCGCGCGCCTACTACGTGGGCCTGCAGCGCGCGGCGGACAGCGCCGAGCAACCCGCGCTGTGCCTCATCCCCCGCGGCTTCGAGGAAGGCCAGAAGGTGGACCTGGGCGAGCGCCCCTTCTCGCTCACCCTGGGCCGGCCGGTGCAGTTCCAGCTCTACTCCACCACCAGCGACCGCATCGACAAGCCTGGGGACTTGGTGCCGCTGGCGGAGGACCTCAAGCCGCTGCCGCCCATCCACACGCTGCTCAAGGGCGCCTCCAACAAGGTGGCCGAGGTGCCCGTGCACCTCCAGGCGGCGCTGACGGAGATTGGCACGCTGGAGCTGTACTGCGTGTCCAACGTCGCGGACGAGCGGTGGCGCCTGGAGTTCGAGCTGCGCGGCACCGGCGGCTCGCACGAGCTGACCGTCACCGAGTCCATGCCCGCGCGCTTCGTCGAGGCGAAGGACAACATCGAGCGCGTCTACGGCAACAAGCCGCTGCCCATTGGCCCCAAGGACGTCAAGCAGCTCGGGCGCACGCTGGAGAAGGCCCTGGGCTCGCGTGAGACGTGGCGCGTGCCGGTGCTGCGGGAGATGTGGAGCACCCTCTTCGCGGGCGCGAGCAAGCGCCGGCGCTCGGAGGACCACGAGCGTGTCTTCTACAGCCTCACCGGCTTCAGCCTCCGGCCGGGCTTCGGCTACCCGCTGGATGGCTGGCGCGCGGAGCAGACCTTCGGCCTGTTCGACGCGCTGGTGCAGCACCACACGGACAAGGCGGTGTGGACGGAGTTCTGGGTGATGTGGCGCCGCATCGCGGGCGGCCTGGACGAGGCGCGGCAGCAGAAGCTGTACGCGTACCTCCAGCCCCACCTGGCGCGGAAGGTGCCACCGGACGCGCCCCCGCCGGGGAAGCTCAAGGGCATCCAGCCCGAGGGCCTGGAGGAGATGGTCCGCACCGCGGCCTCGCTGGAGCACCTGCAACCGGGTGACAAGGCGGAGCTGGGCCGGTGGATTGCCGCACGGCTGAAGGCCGAGGCGAAGTCCGGCGGCCCGTGGGCCTGGTCCCTGGGACGGCTGGGCGCGCGCGTGCCCCTGTACGGCAGCAGCCACAAGGTGGTGGACGTGGACACGGCCGAGGCCTGGCTCACGCTGCTGCTGGATCTGGACCTGCGGAAGATTGACGGCGCGTCCTTCGCGGCGGCGCAGCTCGCGCGGCTCACGGGCGATCGCACGCGCGATCTGGACCCGGACCTGCGCGAGCGCACGGCCCAGGCCCTGCTGGCGGCGAAGGCCTCCGAGACCTGGGTGCGAATGGTGCGCGAAGTCGTGGCGCTGGAAGCCGCGGACGAGGCCCGCGCGCTCGGGGATACGCTCCCCGCCGGTCTGCGGCTGTCGTAG
- a CDS encoding DUF2760 domain-containing protein: MTDQPASLSFFARFWLAWLCFWRCLVSREFAQAVLPTSRAYDAGQLAQLPSGGPAPTPLPKQEEVRPPPRAPEPPPALAPEREHASALSLLGMLQREGRFVDFLQENVSAFSDAEVGAAARIVHEGCRKVAQTYLTLERVLPQSEGDSVPVPVGFDAQRIRLTGNVAGQPPYNGILRHHGWMTTAVKLPTVSPAIDPRVLAPAEVELS, encoded by the coding sequence ATGACCGACCAGCCCGCCTCTCTGTCGTTCTTCGCCCGCTTCTGGCTCGCCTGGCTGTGCTTCTGGCGCTGCCTCGTGTCCCGCGAGTTCGCGCAGGCCGTGCTGCCCACGAGCAGGGCCTATGACGCCGGCCAGCTCGCCCAGCTTCCTTCGGGCGGCCCCGCCCCCACTCCGCTTCCCAAGCAGGAAGAAGTCCGGCCCCCGCCCCGGGCGCCCGAGCCGCCCCCTGCCCTGGCCCCCGAGCGCGAGCACGCCAGCGCCCTGTCCTTGCTGGGCATGCTCCAGCGAGAGGGCCGCTTCGTGGACTTCCTCCAGGAGAACGTCTCCGCCTTCTCCGACGCGGAAGTGGGCGCGGCGGCGCGCATCGTCCATGAGGGCTGCCGCAAGGTGGCCCAGACCTACCTGACGCTGGAGCGGGTGCTGCCCCAGTCGGAAGGGGACTCGGTGCCGGTGCCTGTCGGGTTCGACGCCCAGCGCATCCGCCTCACCGGCAACGTGGCGGGCCAGCCGCCCTACAACGGAATCCTGCGTCACCACGGCTGGATGACGACGGCGGTGAAGCTGCCCACCGTCAGCCCGGCCATCGACCCGCGCGTGCTTGCTCCCGCGGAGGTCGAGCTTTCCTGA
- a CDS encoding ABC transporter permease, which translates to MSAELSAAPEPMNAGAPAVSSPPGTLALQWATVRVLMMRDIVRFFRQPSRVVGALAQPVLFWFVIGSGFAGSFRVEGAQGLGYQQFFFPGVVTMVLLFSAIFATITVIEDRKEGFLQAVLAGPGSRLAVVLGKALGSSAIALLQASLFLLLAPLAGVSAATLNVPLLLSVMVLSALALTGMGMSLAWWVRSSAGYHAVMSIVMLPMWVLSGAVFPLKGADTWLAWVMRLNPMRYSVEGVRRALHGAEASVALGASSSSAGLEVPVLVAFAAVFIGLAAFSVSRRE; encoded by the coding sequence ATGAGCGCCGAGCTGTCCGCCGCCCCCGAACCGATGAACGCCGGGGCTCCGGCCGTGTCGTCGCCGCCCGGAACGCTCGCGCTCCAGTGGGCGACGGTGCGGGTGCTGATGATGCGCGACATCGTCCGCTTCTTCCGCCAGCCCTCCCGGGTGGTGGGGGCGCTCGCGCAGCCCGTCCTCTTCTGGTTCGTCATCGGCTCCGGCTTCGCGGGCTCCTTCCGCGTGGAGGGCGCGCAGGGCCTGGGCTACCAGCAGTTCTTCTTCCCGGGCGTCGTCACCATGGTGCTGTTGTTCAGCGCCATCTTCGCGACGATTACCGTCATCGAGGACCGCAAGGAGGGCTTCCTCCAGGCCGTCCTCGCCGGGCCGGGCTCGCGGCTGGCGGTGGTGCTGGGCAAGGCGCTGGGCTCGTCCGCCATCGCGCTGCTGCAGGCGTCGCTGTTCCTGTTGCTGGCGCCGCTGGCGGGTGTGAGCGCGGCCACGCTGAACGTGCCGCTGCTGCTGTCCGTCATGGTGCTGTCGGCGCTGGCGCTGACGGGCATGGGCATGTCGCTGGCGTGGTGGGTGCGCTCCAGTGCGGGCTACCACGCGGTGATGAGCATCGTCATGCTGCCCATGTGGGTGCTGTCCGGCGCCGTGTTCCCGCTCAAGGGCGCGGACACCTGGCTGGCCTGGGTGATGCGGCTCAACCCGATGCGCTACTCCGTGGAGGGCGTGCGGCGGGCGCTGCACGGCGCGGAGGCGTCGGTGGCGCTGGGCGCGTCGTCGTCCTCGGCGGGGTTGGAAGTGCCGGTGCTGGTGGCGTTCGCCGCGGTGTTCATCGGGCTGGCGGCCTTCAGCGTCAGCCGCCGGGAGTAG